A stretch of DNA from Candidatus Bipolaricaulota bacterium:
CGAACGTCCCCCACTGTTTTCCCCATTGCGTCCCCAACAAGAGGTTCAACCCTACCGCGAGGGTGTAGCGTCGGGTATCGGAGAGGAGGATGCTGGCCAGGATGTACTCCGAGTAGATGTTAATGAAGGTGAGAACGAAGATGGTAGCGAGGATCGGCTTAGCAAGGGGCAGGACGATCCGCACGAACGCCTGGAAATGAGTCGCGCCATCGACGAGAGCCGATTCCTCAAGCGATCGGGGGATCGTATCGAAATATCCCTTAGTCAGCCAAGTATTGAACCCCATCGCTCCCCCGAGGTAGACCATGATCAGCCCAAGGTGGGTGTTCAACCCCATCCAGGGGACGACCTTTCCCAATTGAAGGAGGAGGAGGTATATCGCTACCATCGCGAGCATCTGGGGGAACATCTGGACGAGAAGGAGCCCCAGCAGCCCCACGCGCCGACCGCGGAACCGGAACCGGGAAAACGCATACGCAGCGATAGAGGTAAGTAAGACAGTAAGCACCGAAGTCACAATTGCGATCTTCAAGCTGTTCCAGAGCCAGATTCCATACGGATGCTGCGGGTTGGTGAACAGTTCCACGTAATGGTCCCACGAGATGCGTCGTGGGATAAACCGCTGCAGGTTCATGCTGTTGGTTGGGTTGATCGAAGCGGAGAACACCCACAGCACCGGGAAGAGAGAGAACGCAATCATAACCCAAATCACAAGATGCCGGATCACGCTTCCGAGTACTGTGTGCTTGCTATACATTCTTGCTCAAGTCCTCCAACGCCCCGGTGAGGCGGAAGTTGAACGCACTGATCGTGGCGATGATGATGAAGATGATCATCGATACGGCCGCTGCCAATCCCATTTGATTCCCCCGCGCCCCTTCGAACGCGAGCTTGTAGGTATAGCTGATCAGGATATCCGTAGACCCGGCTGCTGTTTGTGCTCCTGGGATCGGCGGTCCCCCTTTCGTCAGGAGCCAAATCAGGGTAAAGTTGTTAAAGTTAAACGCGAAACTGCCGATGAGAAGTGGAGCAAGCGGCATCAACAAAAGCGGCAGGGTGATCTTGGAGAAGCGGTCCCACCACCCGGCTCCGTCGACGAGCGCCGCCTCGTACAGCTCACCCGGGATCGATTGCAGCGCACCCAACGAGACGATCATCATATACGGATACCCGAGCCACAAGTTGACAAGGAGGATCGATACCTTCGCCCATATCGGATTATCGAGCCAAGGGATGTAGAAGTGGAAAATGTTCAACAAGACGTTGTTTATAATCCCCATATTGGTGTTAAGGAGCCCCTTCCAAATGAGGATGGAGATAAACGCGGGAATGGCGTAGGGAACGATGACCAACACCCGGTATATCCTCCGCAACCGCAGGTAGGGATCGTTTAACAAGAGGGCGAGGATGAGCCCAAGGGCGAACGTGGTGAGGACGCTCCCCGCCGCGAATAGGATCGTCCACAAGAAGACGCGCCCAAACGGCCCGGCGACTGCCGGATTTAGCACCAACGAAACGTAATTCTTCCATCCGAGCCAGACCTTGAACCCGGGGTAGAGCTCCTCTCCGTCGGATGAGGTGAAGAATCCATCGACAGCGCGGTAGACCTTCCCCGTCTCGCGATCCACCATCTCGTCCTTCTCCGCGTCGTACGAATAACGCCGGGTGGCGAGCTTGAACGCAGTGAGGCTGTTCAGTCGGAACGCCTTATCCATGTACGGGATGACGAGGCTCTCCAACCGCGGAAGCGCCTTGATGATCTGCGGCATACTCATACGCGCGTAAGACAAAAACCGATCAGGTTTACCATCCCCATCCTCGTCCACGAACCGCTCATCAGGGTAGCGGACCGGGCTCAGCTCTCCCTGGAAGAACAAGAGATCATTCGCATCGACGTGGAGGAGAATTGCCAGATCTCCGTTTTGGTCCTGAAACGCATCGTAGGTATACGCCGGAGCGTCGGGAGGAACGAAGAACCTGCCGGTGATCTGTTCGATCGCTTGTTCTTTCGTGAGGAGATGTCCTGTCCCAAGGTTGGTGAACGAGACGGATATCGTGTACCCGATCGGATAGACGACGAATGCAGTGAGGAATATCAGCCCGGGAACGAGGTAGCGCAGGGGATAGGCGCGGGGGGAGAAATAGATGTAGTTTATCCCTCCGGCCCCGACCACGAGGAGGACGGCCATGCCGTACGCCCCGTGGAGGACGAGGATCACCCCGGCCCAGATCGTCAGGGCGCCGACGATCCCCAGTGCCAGGATCTTCGCTGCGTTTAGCCCCAGATATCGCATTTCGATCGAGAATGGGGCCGGCCGCAGCCGGCCCCTGATTCAGTCGCTATTGGCACTTGAGCAGTGACTTGATCTTGGCGACCGCGTCATGCATCGCCGATTCCGGGTCCTGCTGCTGGTTGACGATCAGCTGGAGCGCATCGGACCACGCAGACCAGACCGAGCCCATCTCCGGGATCTTGGGCATCGGATACCCGTTGGCCGCGCTGGCGGCGAAGCCCTGGATATCCGGATTGTCCTTCAGCTCGTTCAGAGCCGGGAGATAAGCGGGCGGGCGCTGTCCCTTGTTGTACAGCTCCATCATCACGTCCTTGTTCACCAAGAAATCCTTGATGAACAGGTTGGCGAGGACCTTGTTCTCGGAGAACGCGCTCACCATGAACCCCTGCACTCCCACGAAGACCTTGGGCTTGTGCCCATTGATCGGAGGAATAGGAGCGACACCGTAGTTAATCCCCGCCTTCTGTGCATCAGGGAGGGTCCACGGACCACCGATCATCATCGCCAGTTTCCCGTCGTTGAACAGCCCGGTCACCGTGCCGTAGTCAGCTCCCGGGACCTCAATCCCGTCCTTGACCATCTGGTCGAGGATCTTCGCCCCCGCGATCGCTCCCTCGTTGTCGAGGCCGATGTCGCATGGATTGAGTTTCCCATCAGGAGTCGTCCCGAAGATGTACCCACCGCCGGCAGAGAACAGGGCGAAGGTATGGTAGGGGTCAGGTTCCTGGATCAAGAAGCCGTACGTGCCGGCTTCCGGATCGGTGAGTTTCTTCGCCGTGGCAAGAAGGTCCTCGAACGTGGCCGGAACTTCCGGGACAAGGTCCTTGTTGTAGATCAGGGCAACGCACTCGGTCGCATAGGGGAGACCGTACAGCTGCCCACCCCAACTGAACGCATCGATCGCCACCGGATCGAAGTCCTTGACAACGTTTGTCGGGAGGACGATCGGCTCGATCAACCCGTTCTGGATCAGCTCGCCGAGCCAGTCGTGCGCGCCGATGATGATATCCGGCCCCTCGCCGCTCGGTCCCGCGGTGGCGAGCTTACCGCGGATGTCGCCGAATCCGACTTCCTGCACCTCAACCGGTACCCCATAGGCATCCTGGAACGCTGTTGCCACCTCTTGCAGGACGGAGGCCCGTGTCTCATCAGCCCATATGATCAATTTTCCCGCTTCGCTTGCGGACACCGCCAGGAACAACCCGGCGACCATCGTCAGCGCAATCAGTACTACAAACGCCTTTTTCATGCTTCTAACCTCCTCTTTGCGGTTGAATTTTCCTCGCTGGTTCCGAAACGCCCTCTTTTCGCCTGCTGCGTGATCACCTCCTTTTTATCTCGCAGGTTCTACCTGTACAGGGATGAGCGTAACGAAGTGCCTTCCCTGCGCGCTGTAACTGCCGAGTATCTGTGCCTGCGTATGATCAGAAGGGGCCAGGTAGTCGTAGATCTGCGGCGCCCACATGGGATCAGGGCAGCCACCGCCCGACCATTCTCCTGCTTTGGGACCAAGTGCGCGGATGTAGTCCTTGCCATATCCGTCTTGAGAACCGACGAGGACATAGTGCCAACCGGTGATGTTCGGAACGATCGACTTGGGGATGGTGACGATGATCCGTCCCTTCTTCGGATCGGAAGCTACCCCGACAAGGGTCGGTCCCTTTCCATCAGCGGTCCACAGGTGACGCCCGTATGCAGGCCATCCGGCGATCCGCACAAATACGTCCCACGGATGATCCGGATCGAACTGCACTTGCGCCGCCTCTGCCCCCTTCGGCAAGTCGGTTCTCCCACCATCCTCAACGTCCATGAACAGAAGAATGATTGGATGCGAGAATCCCTGCGGTCCGTTCCACGGGTTGGGAAGCGCAGTAAAGTCGAACGCGAGCTGCCAGTTCTTCCCGGCGTCGTACACGGTGTATTTGATCAGGTCGAACAATCCCTTCTGCGCGAAGACTTTGTTCGTGGGATAGGTGTAGGTGCCGGGACCGTTGTCGTCACCGGCGGGATCGGTCATGGAGAAGATCTCTTTCCCTTGCACCAGGGTGGGAACCTGGGCCAAGGCTGGCCGAGCCGGAGCCCGTCCGCGGAGCTTCCCTTCCTCTTCCAGCGTAAGCCCAAGCGTCACCGACTTGCCCGGTTCGATTCCCAGCTCCTTGAACGGGATCTCGAACTCAACTACATCCCCCACCACCGCTTTGCGAGAGAGGAGGGTGGTGATAGAGGAGGCATAGCGCCAGTTCCCGTTCCCGTCGGCGCGGTAATAAGAGACGACGCCTGTCCCGTCCTGTTTGACCTTAGCGAAGTTCAGTTCCACCGACGCCCCGAGGGCGAACCCGAGTTGAACGCCAGAGTAGCGGGCTGCTATGTTCGCCGGTTCTCCCACCTTGCCGGAGGTGTAGAGGACAAGCCTAACGTGTTTCCCGATCAAGTCGGAAGCCGGCTCAGCAAGGCGCACCATGACGTAGAGCGAGTTCTCCTTATACCCAACTGCAGCGTGGGATATCTCCCCCGCCCCGGTGAACCCGGCCGCCTCGCTCCATTCATCCGGCTTTGTCACCACCCCATCGAGGGTCGGGTTCACCTCCCCGAGACTGGCGGTCGTGGGATTGACCAGCCGGAGGAACAGGACGCGCGGGATCTTACCCTCTGGTGTCCCAGCGGCGCGGTATGCCGCGATCAGGTGCGTCTTGAACAGCCAATCGAACATGTCGTCCGTGCCGGAATCCTGATCCGAACCGTACCACCAGAACCAGTCCGACCCTTCGGCAGCGTAGATCGCATCGAGCGCCTGCAGGGGATCGCCAGCCCCGTTTACCACCTTCCGCGCTGCGTCCAGCCGGGCCCATGCCTCGTCCTCCTCCGGCTCCCCGATCCAGGTGGACAGATCCCCGGCCCACGATCCGGTAGCGATGTGATCGATGGTACGGCCTGCGGGATGTCCGGCGAGGAACTCCGCCGGGGTGACGGTCTTCACCGTGTCATCGGTGGAGAGAGCACTGTACAGGGCGCGCAGGAAGCTTCGTCCGTTGTTCGGGTAGCCGGCCATGAACATCCAGTTCTCACCGTCAAGGGCAATCACCAGCAGGTGGTCCTCTGGATCGGAGAGTTCGCGCCATATCTGGTGTAATTGGCTCATGAAGTCGGTGACGGCGAATTCAGTCGGCTTATTCCCGTAGGAGAATCCAATCTTGTTGGATAGGTCCGGATCGCGGAACAGGACAGTGATCTTGCCATAGTTCCACGGGGTGGTGAGCTCATCCACGTTCGGAGTATGCCCTAAGCTCTGCGCAAGGATCCCCTTATCGGTGACCGTCCATTGGAATCCAGCCTGCTCAAGGACTTCCATCGCTTGGTCTGAGACCGCCTCTTCCGGAGGCCAGACACCAACCGCCTTTCTCCCGAACAGCTTTGCGTGCTGCGCTTGTGCCTGGTCGATCTGACCATACACGTCCTGTGCCAGTCCCTGCTGGCACAGAAGCGGGATGATCGGATGGTAGAACGGGCTCGTGATGAGCTCGCTTCCCATCCCCTGTACCTTGTTGTACGCATCGACCACCCAGGAGAGGACGGTGTGCTGCGCTTCAATCAGTCGGATGATGTCGTCCTTGGTGAACCCGGTCTTCCCCCGCAGCCCGATGAGTCCGAGCTGCTTATGTAACTCCGGTGAAATCTCCCACAGAAGGGATAGCCCGGCAGCATCCATCAACTCCTGATTCGTGAATGGGCGCGTGTCCTTAATCTTGTTCAGCGCAGTGTAGCGGGGATCATAGTAGGGATCGTTGTCATCGTCGTCGAACATGTACCCGTTGATCCAGAAGAACTGCGTCTGCATGTCCTTCCGCTCCGTGGGTGTGAGGGATGCGGGAGCGGTGATCAGCTTCCAGATCCATTCCAGATGATTGTCGACTGCCCCGATGTACTGATAAAGCCCGCCCTTGGCCCGCTCAGCCGGGGTTATCTCCACGTAGTCCAACAGCTGCTTGAGCAGGCTCGGCTGGAGGTTGTAGGTAACGTGGATATCAGGATACTCCGCGAGGATGCGAGGGGAATCGATGTACTCCTGCACCCCGTGCACTCGCACCCAGGGGAGCACATACCTGCCTGTCAGCTCATCTTGGTAAAGCGGTTGATGTTGATGCCAGATGATCGCCAGGTTGAGCGGCCCCTTTCCTGCCCATGCCACAGTTCCGATGAGAAGAATGATCCCCAAAAACGCCAACGCCTTACGCACGCGCATCACCTCCGGTAGATATGCACATCTCTATCCTCCTGCGTCGATACCGCCCAAACCCCGGCTTCCCCTTTCTCCACCACCAGCTCCCTTCCCCTGTCCGTCCGCGCCCCGATCGGCCCGGCGGAGACGACCATGAGCCGCTCAGCCGGACTGGCGAGCCGGAGGTGCCAACCCCTGTTCCACACAGCCTCCTTCACCACTCCGCCGGGGACGAACATCCCCTGAGATCCCAGGGGGGCGATCCCCTCCTCCTGAGGGATGAGGACAAAGTAGGCGATCCGCCCCGGCGGGATCGTTCCACTCTTTCACCACTCCGCCAGGGACGAACATCCCCTGAGATCCCAGGGGGGCGATCCCCTCCTCCTGAGGGACGAGGACAAAGTAGGCGATCCGCCCCGGCGGGATCGTTCCACGCAGTTCCGGGACCACCTCGCCCTGCAGCCCGTCCCAGATCAAGTGTTCTCCCGGAAGCGGCGGGGCGAGGGAGAACTCGGCCTCTTCCGCGGTGGTGTTGAGAAGGATGAGGTATCCCCAAACAGCCTCACCGGCGCGGTGTTCGGTGAGGAACGCCACGACATCATCGTTCACCGTCGACCAGAGCGGAAACGGCGGATGGTCGGGCCGGGCGATGGTCCCATCCGGGAGGAGCAAGCGCTGCACAAGCCCGGGATCGGTCATCCCTGGCCCATCACCGATCCCGACCGGCCCACACGACAACGCACGTAATATCGCTTCTTCTTCTGGATGATCGCCCCCCAACCCGGGATGTTTCCGTGTGAGGAACAAATCGTGAAACGG
This window harbors:
- the malG gene encoding maltose ABC transporter permease MalG; translation: MYSKHTVLGSVIRHLVIWVMIAFSLFPVLWVFSASINPTNSMNLQRFIPRRISWDHYVELFTNPQHPYGIWLWNSLKIAIVTSVLTVLLTSIAAYAFSRFRFRGRRVGLLGLLLVQMFPQMLAMVAIYLLLLQLGKVVPWMGLNTHLGLIMVYLGGAMGFNTWLTKGYFDTIPRSLEESALVDGATHFQAFVRIVLPLAKPILATIFVLTFINIYSEYILASILLSDTRRYTLAVGLNLLLGTQWGKQWGTFAAGALIGAIPFLVIFALSQRLLVSGLTRGSVKE
- a CDS encoding maltose ABC transporter substrate-binding protein; protein product: MKKAFVVLIALTMVAGLFLAVSASEAGKLIIWADETRASVLQEVATAFQDAYGVPVEVQEVGFGDIRGKLATAGPSGEGPDIIIGAHDWLGELIQNGLIEPIVLPTNVVKDFDPVAIDAFSWGGQLYGLPYATECVALIYNKDLVPEVPATFEDLLATAKKLTDPEAGTYGFLIQEPDPYHTFALFSAGGGYIFGTTPDGKLNPCDIGLDNEGAIAGAKILDQMVKDGIEVPGADYGTVTGLFNDGKLAMMIGGPWTLPDAQKAGINYGVAPIPPINGHKPKVFVGVQGFMVSAFSENKVLANLFIKDFLVNKDVMMELYNKGQRPPAYLPALNELKDNPDIQGFAASAANGYPMPKIPEMGSVWSAWSDALQLIVNQQQDPESAMHDAVAKIKSLLKCQ
- the malF gene encoding maltose ABC transporter permease MalF — encoded protein: MRYLGLNAAKILALGIVGALTIWAGVILVLHGAYGMAVLLVVGAGGINYIYFSPRAYPLRYLVPGLIFLTAFVVYPIGYTISVSFTNLGTGHLLTKEQAIEQITGRFFVPPDAPAYTYDAFQDQNGDLAILLHVDANDLLFFQGELSPVRYPDERFVDEDGDGKPDRFLSYARMSMPQIIKALPRLESLVIPYMDKAFRLNSLTAFKLATRRYSYDAEKDEMVDRETGKVYRAVDGFFTSSDGEELYPGFKVWLGWKNYVSLVLNPAVAGPFGRVFLWTILFAAGSVLTTFALGLILALLLNDPYLRLRRIYRVLVIVPYAIPAFISILIWKGLLNTNMGIINNVLLNIFHFYIPWLDNPIWAKVSILLVNLWLGYPYMMIVSLGALQSIPGELYEAALVDGAGWWDRFSKITLPLLLMPLAPLLIGSFAFNFNNFTLIWLLTKGGPPIPGAQTAAGSTDILISYTYKLAFEGARGNQMGLAAAVSMIIFIIIATISAFNFRLTGALEDLSKNV